A genomic window from Candidatus Kouleothrix ribensis includes:
- a CDS encoding GIY-YIG nuclease family protein: MALLTGAVSRILLYNGHAWPASTRERLKGIYLLILRLDADLADFAIGRLGCYCFTAGYYLYVGSAFGSGGITARLAHHQHRPKPRLHWHIDYLREHAALLEVWGIATPARLERCWAHALALTPGLSIPAPGFGASDSDAASHLFYTPGPPARDQLMLALLGCAEQAGATNLAIDIRDYQAAIDR; encoded by the coding sequence ATGGCCCTACTAACCGGGGCAGTGTCGCGCATTCTGCTATATAATGGGCACGCGTGGCCAGCATCTACCAGGGAGCGCTTGAAAGGTATTTATCTGCTCATTCTGCGGCTCGATGCCGACCTGGCCGACTTCGCGATCGGCCGGCTGGGCTGCTATTGCTTCACGGCAGGCTACTACCTGTACGTTGGCAGCGCGTTCGGTAGCGGCGGCATCACGGCCCGGCTGGCGCACCACCAGCACCGGCCAAAGCCGCGCCTGCACTGGCATATCGACTACCTGCGCGAGCACGCGGCCCTGCTCGAGGTGTGGGGTATCGCCACGCCCGCACGGCTCGAACGCTGCTGGGCGCACGCGCTGGCGCTGACGCCCGGCCTGAGCATCCCCGCGCCAGGGTTCGGCGCAAGCGACAGCGACGCGGCCAGCCACCTGTTCTACACGCCCGGCCCGCCAGCGCGCGATCAACTGATGCTTGCACTGCTGGGCTGCGCCGAGCAGGCCGGCGCGACCAACCTGGCGATCGATATT
- the purD gene encoding phosphoribosylamine--glycine ligase: MNVLIVGSGGREHALAWKLAQSPQLGRLMIAPGNPGTALHGHNLPIGADMPELLVQLAHEQRVDLVVIGPEEPLAAGLADRFTAAGIAVFGPSAAAARIEGSKIFAKQIMQQAGVPTAAAHVFDRPADAIAFARASGEAWVVKADGLAAGKGVVVPTSVAATVAAIEQLMATTAGQRVLLEQVLVGQEVSVLALCDGTSLLPLPPARDHKRLCDGDSGPNTGGMGAYAPADLDAETFDAIVTDMMLPVVRALADNGTPFCGVLYAGVMLTAHGPRILEFNARFGDPETQVIVPLLEGDLLAALRACAAGALPLDALTWRAGAAASVVLAAAGYPATPRRGDRIVGMEAIADTRDVIAFHSGTEWEAGGLITAGGRVLCITGLGPDRRAALERAYAAVEYVQFAGMQYRRDIGDL; the protein is encoded by the coding sequence ATGAATGTGTTGATCGTCGGGTCGGGCGGCCGCGAGCACGCCCTGGCATGGAAGCTGGCTCAGTCGCCGCAGCTCGGGCGGCTTATGATCGCGCCAGGCAACCCTGGCACGGCGCTGCACGGGCACAACCTGCCGATCGGTGCCGACATGCCCGAGCTGCTGGTGCAGCTTGCGCACGAGCAGCGCGTCGATCTGGTGGTGATCGGCCCGGAAGAGCCACTGGCGGCCGGCCTGGCCGATCGCTTTACCGCCGCCGGTATTGCGGTGTTCGGGCCTAGCGCCGCTGCCGCGCGGATCGAGGGCAGTAAGATCTTCGCCAAGCAGATCATGCAGCAGGCCGGCGTGCCGACCGCCGCCGCGCATGTGTTCGATCGGCCTGCCGATGCGATTGCATTTGCGCGCGCCAGCGGCGAAGCGTGGGTGGTAAAAGCCGATGGGCTGGCGGCCGGCAAGGGCGTGGTGGTGCCTACTAGCGTCGCTGCAACGGTTGCGGCGATCGAGCAATTAATGGCTACCACTGCCGGCCAGCGCGTGCTGCTCGAGCAGGTGCTGGTGGGCCAAGAGGTGTCGGTGCTGGCGCTCTGCGATGGAACCAGCCTGCTGCCGCTGCCGCCCGCGCGCGACCACAAGCGCCTGTGCGATGGCGACAGCGGGCCGAATACCGGTGGAATGGGCGCCTATGCGCCGGCCGATCTCGACGCCGAAACCTTCGACGCGATCGTGACCGACATGATGCTGCCGGTGGTGCGCGCGCTGGCCGATAACGGCACGCCCTTCTGCGGCGTGCTGTATGCCGGCGTGATGCTGACTGCCCACGGCCCGCGCATCCTTGAGTTCAACGCGCGCTTTGGCGACCCCGAGACGCAGGTGATTGTGCCGCTGCTCGAGGGCGACCTGCTGGCGGCTCTGCGTGCCTGCGCCGCCGGGGCGCTGCCGCTCGACGCGCTGACATGGCGTGCGGGCGCGGCTGCCAGCGTGGTGCTGGCGGCGGCCGGCTACCCGGCTACCCCTCGTCGTGGCGACCGGATCGTGGGCATGGAGGCAATTGCCGACACCCGCGACGTGATCGCGTTTCACTCTGGCACCGAGTGGGAGGCCGGCGGGCTGATCACGGCCGGTGGGCGAGTCTTGTGTATCACTGGCCTCGGCCCCGACCGCCGGGCTGCGCTCGAGCGCGCCTACGCCGCAGTTGAGTATGTGCAGTTCGCGGGTATGCAGTACCGGCGCGACATTGGCGATCTGTAG
- a CDS encoding phosphoribosylglycinamide formyltransferase produces the protein MTEFRIAVLLSGSGSNLQALLDAQAAGTLGAKVGLVLSDRADAYGLQRALGQGIACACVPLPRAPVAARAELRAAWEHRLLGVLNAFQYDLVLLSGFMRVLSAEFLAGCRAPVINQHPALLPDVGRVLNAPPAAPGAATVVTSGGLVIPALRGAHVVAEALRLGLPVTGCTVHYVTPAVDDGPVLACAEVPIVPGDTEGALHERIKAAERRLVVEVVARLAAAV, from the coding sequence ATGACAGAATTCCGCATTGCTGTGCTGCTTTCAGGCAGTGGCTCGAATCTTCAGGCGCTGCTCGATGCCCAGGCCGCCGGTACGCTTGGTGCTAAAGTCGGGCTGGTGTTGTCCGATCGTGCCGACGCCTATGGGCTACAGCGCGCACTTGGGCAAGGGATCGCGTGTGCGTGTGTGCCGCTGCCACGCGCCCCGGTGGCAGCACGCGCCGAGCTGCGCGCTGCGTGGGAGCATCGGCTGCTGGGCGTGCTCAACGCCTTCCAGTACGATCTGGTGCTGCTCTCGGGGTTCATGCGCGTGCTCTCGGCCGAGTTTCTGGCTGGCTGCCGTGCCCCGGTGATCAACCAGCACCCGGCGCTGCTGCCCGATGTCGGCCGCGTGCTCAATGCACCGCCCGCAGCCCCTGGCGCCGCTACGGTCGTCACAAGTGGCGGGCTGGTCATACCGGCGCTGCGCGGCGCGCATGTGGTGGCCGAGGCGCTCCGCCTGGGCCTGCCAGTCACCGGTTGCACGGTGCATTATGTCACGCCGGCGGTCGATGATGGGCCGGTGCTGGCATGCGCCGAGGTGCCGATCGTGCCGGGCGATACCGAGGGCGCGCTGCACGAGCGAATAAAGGCCGCCGAGCGCCGCCTGGTGGTCGAGGTAGTGGCGCGGCTGGCTGCGGCGGTGTGA